In the genome of Flavivirga spongiicola, one region contains:
- a CDS encoding group III truncated hemoglobin produces the protein MNKKDINSRDDVFLLVSSFYNKVRKDPILGPFFNDTIKDWDGHLERLTTFWESSLFMTRKLEQKYLSNPLDAHIKVDAENNNSITETHFGLWLNLWFQTIDELFEGDYAENAKRRARKMSTFLYLKIFEARVG, from the coding sequence ATGAATAAAAAAGATATAAATTCCAGGGACGATGTGTTTTTATTGGTGTCGTCATTTTATAATAAAGTAAGAAAGGACCCTATTTTGGGGCCCTTCTTTAATGATACTATAAAAGATTGGGATGGGCATTTAGAACGATTGACGACTTTTTGGGAATCAAGTCTTTTCATGACTCGTAAACTGGAGCAGAAGTATTTGAGTAACCCTTTAGATGCACATATAAAAGTAGATGCTGAAAATAACAATAGTATCACTGAAACACATTTTGGTTTGTGGCTAAATCTTTGGTTTCAAACTATAGATGAACTTTTTGAAGGCGATTATGCCGAAAATGCTAAAAGACGTGCTAGAAAAATGAGTACGTTTTTATATTTAAAAATTTTTGAAGCCAGAGTAGGTTAA